A stretch of DNA from Brevibacterium sp. CBA3109:
GGCGATGACTGAGATTCCGAGGATCAATCGGCTCTTCCCCGACCAGGCCAAGGGCGTGAAACTGTCAGAGGCCCTGGCATTTCCCTGCGATGGTGACCAGTGGGTGCGTGCAGTGTTCGTGGCTTCGGTCGATGGGGCCGCGACCATCGCCGGTCACGCCGGAGGCCTGGGCAATGACATCGACAAGCAGCTGTTCGCCCTCAACCGAGCATTGGCAGACGTCATCCTCGTCGGCGCCGGCACTGCCAGGACCGAGGTCTATGGTCCCGCCGAAGACGATCCGCAATGGTGGCAGCTGCGCGAGAACCGCAGCCCCACACCACCCATGGCGGTGGTCTCAGCCAGCTTGGACCTCGATTTCTCAGCCGCGCTGTTCACCGAGGCTCCCCAGTCTGCCCGGACCATCCTCATCACCCGCGCAGACGCACCAGCTCAGGCACGTGCACAGGCTGCTGAGGTCGCCGAGGTGATCGTGGCCGGTCAATCCTCCGTTGACCTGAGCGCGACGATCGCTGAACTCCGGTCGCGTGGATTCGCCCGGATCGTGTGCGACGGTGGACCGCAGCTGTTCACCGACCTGCTCGAGGCGCGAGGCATCGACGAACTGTGTCTGACCCGAAGCCCGAGTTTGGTCGCCGGGACCGAGACGAGGATCCTGCACGGTGCCCGGTTCGATCCACCGGTCGAACTCGAGCTGAAGACCCTCTACGGCACCGACGACGGCTTTCTCTATCTGCTCTACCGTCCGGCAGGGTCGTAGGGACGAGCCGTAAGGACGAGCCGTGGGGATGAGTCGTAGGGACGAGCCGTGTCGGGATGCAAGAATGTGAGTATAGAACCGAGCCCTGTGATCCCGCAGTCGCGCATGATCGCATGATCGGTGGCCGTAGTACCCGTGCACACTCGACAGGACAGTGATGACTCAAGCTCGCGAGACCAGACCGCAGCCGGCTGCCGGTGCGGAGATCGGCTCCCTGATCGGTGGAGCATTCGGCCTGGTGTTCCTCATCGTCGACAGTGCATCGTTCTCTACCCTCGGCCGCATCCTCGTTCTCGTCATGGGAATCGCGGCATTCGCCGCCATCGCCTTCTTCGCAATGCGTTCCCTGGGCCGGATGAAGCGCGCTCAGATCTCCTCAGCGAATTCAGCCGAGGGGCAGGATGAGGTTTCGCCTGGCAGGGCCGTGCCCTTCGGACGCAGCTACTGGATCATCGTCGGGGTCGAAGCGCTCGCCCTCTTCGGCGGCACGCGCCTATTGAGCGGTCTCGGGCATCCCGAACTCGGCGTGGCCTGGGTGGCATTCGTTGTCGGCACCCACTTCTATGCTCTCGGCCACGTGTTCAAACTCAATCGGTTCCACATTCTCGCTACGGTCGTCACCCTGTGCGGGATAGCCGGTTTCATCGCCTTCTTCGCCTCGATCCCAGCGTTCATCCCGATCTTGGGTGGAATCATTCCCGGATTCGTCCTCCTGGCGTTCGGCCTCTGGGCGCTCGTCGCAGTCGACGAACGCTGAGACGCCGCTGCGCGAGTGCCGGACGAGCGCCCCCACGCGAGCGTCATAGTGGACTTGCGTTCGAAATCTCGGGCGAAATCGAACGCGAGTCCACTATGACGAGCAGATCGCGCCGGAGGCAGAACCGCATGGGCGCCGTCGCCGGTATACCTTGGCCGGTACTAGTCCGTCGGGGTACCTGGGGCCTGGACCTGCGGCGATGACTGCACTCGTGGGGCAGGGAAGTCCGGGGCGGTGGCCGCGGGTACAGCATCCAGGCCAGCGAGCACCTCGGCGATGGCACGGTCGAGCTGCAGATCATCGTCGCTGAACAGCTGCGAGGGATCGTGCTCGACCTCGATGTCCGGCTCGACGCCGTAGTTCTCCACATCCCAGCCCTTGCCCTCGAGCCAGAAGGCATAACGAGGCTGCGTCACGCCGGTGCCGTCGACCAGATCGTAGCGACCGTCGATGCCGACGACTCCGCCCCAGGTGCGGACTCCGATGACAGGGCCGAGTCCCTTGGCCTGCACGCGGGCATTGATGATGTCACCGTCGGAGCCCGAGAACTCGTTGGCTACGAAGGCCACCGGACCACGGCGGGAATCTTCCGGGTCGGGAAGCATCGTGTCGTAGCTCCTGGACGCGTTCCAGGCGATGACCCTGTCCGCGAAGCGTTCGGCGACCAGGGCACTCGTGTGACCACCCCGGTTGAACCGGACATCGGCGATGACGCCCTCGGCGGACATCGCCTGCCGCAGGTCACGGTGGAGCTGAGCCCAACCACCGGCCATCATGTCGGGGACGTGGACATAGCCGACTCGGCCACCGGACTTTCCCGCCACGTACTCGCGCCGGGAGCGGACCCAGTCCTGGTAGCG
This window harbors:
- a CDS encoding pyrimidine reductase family protein, yielding MTEIPRINRLFPDQAKGVKLSEALAFPCDGDQWVRAVFVASVDGAATIAGHAGGLGNDIDKQLFALNRALADVILVGAGTARTEVYGPAEDDPQWWQLRENRSPTPPMAVVSASLDLDFSAALFTEAPQSARTILITRADAPAQARAQAAEVAEVIVAGQSSVDLSATIAELRSRGFARIVCDGGPQLFTDLLEARGIDELCLTRSPSLVAGTETRILHGARFDPPVELELKTLYGTDDGFLYLLYRPAGS